ACAAAGCGTTCCACTTCTTCGATAGCAAGCTTTGCTTCTCGTATCGCGTCGAGATTGAGATAGAGATACGGATGGCTGTGGCTGGCGATCAGGTCATCCCGCCCGAATCGTTTCTTAAGCGCATCCGCTAAAGGACCGCTTTTCTTAAACCAATCAAACGGAAACCGGCCTGTCTCCATACCATGTTCTGCCATGTACTCAGGGGCTTCAGGCGCGCCATGATCGGCTGAAAGCACTATCAATGTTTTATCGAGGCCGATTGTTTCGTCCACATGACTAAAAAGATCCGCAAGCACCCTGTCTAGGCGAAGGATGTTATCTTCTGTTTCCAAACTGGAAGGCCCAAAAAGATGACCAATATAATCCGTCGATGAAAAACTAATGGCCAGAATATCCGTAGCGCTTCCTTGGGCTACTTTTTCGTGCTCGATGAGCGCTTTGGCAAAATCCAATGTCAGCTCATCACCGATAGGCGTTAATACAAGCAACAAATAGAAATGTTTTGCACTTCCGTCTCCCAGGGCATGCGGAAAGGTTCGACCTAATTCCGCAAACGCCCCTTCGTAAGGTCGATCATCAATATCTTTGGCGACATACGTGGAACGATCATGAAGTAAATTCCAGGTTGTTCCTTTATAACCGTCGGCCGGTTTGACTGCGTTCCATTTCTTCACCCACTCCGGATAATCTTTGTAGTAGTAGGTACTGGTAACGAACTGGCCGCTGCTCCTAGAGAACCAGAATGCCTTGCCTGCATGCCCGGCCGGAAGTATGGCTCCACGGTCTTTTACTGATACGCTGAATACCCTTGATTTGCCACCCGTGTGCACGACCAGTTCATCGCCGATCGTGGAGGAGAGCAAATTGCGCGGCGAGACTCCCTGGTGCGGTCGAGGCTTGCGGCCGATGATGTGGTGGCGATCATCCTCGGTGTTGTACACGAAGGCGCCGGTATTCTGATCGATCCAGTCATTGGCGATGATGCCGTGGCGCGACGGGTCGGCGCCCGTCACGAGCGTGGCATGGCCCGGTGCGGTCTCGGTATTGGCATGCCGGTAGTGGGCGTTGTTGAAATGAGTCCCGTTGTCGAGCAGATAACGAAACCCGCCAGTTCCGAAGCGGTCTCCAAATCGCATCAACGCATCCCCGCGGAGCTGGTCCACGGTGATCTGGAGTACCAGTTTCGGGGTCGTACTGGCGGCAGCACGTATCGAGGTCGAGACAGCCAGGATCGCGATAAGAACGAAAGCGGTCAAGACATACTGTTTCCTTTGCATCGCTCTTTATCCCTCGCGATGAGTTGTCACTGAGCTCAGACCGTTGGGGACAAGAAAGGAGGGCGCCCGATGCTCAGGTGTCCTCCTCATTAGGTACCCGCTTTCCTCGCATTCGCGGAAACTTAACCTCGACCCGAAATGAGCAAACGTGTTGTCGGATCGGGGCTAAATCGGCAACCTTGCTGCTTGCCCCGATCCAACACGCTTAGGGAAGAACGTCTGTCGGATCGGGGCTTGGAGCGGCCTCTGACGTACATTTCTGACACATTCGTAGCCAAAGAATTTCGGATCGGGGTTAATTGTTACCCGATGATTCAGTAAGCGTCTTCATCA
This window of the Gammaproteobacteria bacterium genome carries:
- a CDS encoding alkaline phosphatase family protein codes for the protein MQRKQYVLTAFVLIAILAVSTSIRAAASTTPKLVLQITVDQLRGDALMRFGDRFGTGGFRYLLDNGTHFNNAHYRHANTETAPGHATLVTGADPSRHGIIANDWIDQNTGAFVYNTEDDRHHIIGRKPRPHQGVSPRNLLSSTIGDELVVHTGGKSRVFSVSVKDRGAILPAGHAGKAFWFSRSSGQFVTSTYYYKDYPEWVKKWNAVKPADGYKGTTWNLLHDRSTYVAKDIDDRPYEGAFAELGRTFPHALGDGSAKHFYLLLVLTPIGDELTLDFAKALIEHEKVAQGSATDILAISFSSTDYIGHLFGPSSLETEDNILRLDRVLADLFSHVDETIGLDKTLIVLSADHGAPEAPEYMAEHGMETGRFPFDWFKKSGPLADALKKRFGRDDLIASHSHPYLYLNLDAIREAKLAIEEVERFVALEMMKVPGIAYAMTRSDLLAGRITESPLQNQIRRSFHPKRSGNIHLVPEHYWFLHSTEEAGKMGIDKIAAIHGSPWTYDTYVPIVFAGNGVPAQAISRPVGPQDIAATIAAYLEIKPPSGSVGTPLVEVLR